In Deltaproteobacteria bacterium, the genomic stretch AAAAGGATCTCCTGTTGGATAGTTTCATCAGCCACTTGAGGGTGGAACGGGGTCTGTCCGAAAACACCATTCGGGCTTACAGCGGGGACCTGGGGAGGCTCCTGAGCTTTCTGGAGAAAAAGCGTCTTTCACCCGCATCTGTAACCCGGGAAAATTTGGAGACTTATGTGGCAACCATTAAACGATCTCTTTCTCCCAGGAGCACCGCACGCAACCTCTCCGCCGTTCGGATGTTTTTCCGATTCCTGGTCACGGAAGGGATTATTGATCAAAGCCCTGCCAGGTTCCTGGATACACCGAAACTGCCCCGGCGGCTTCCGGACATCCTGAGTCCGAAGGAGGTGGACCTATTGCTCTCCCAACCGGACCCCAGGGACCCCCTCGGTTTACGGGACAAGGCCATGCTGGAGCTGCTCTATGCGACGGGCCTGCGGGTTTCGGAACTGGTCGGTCTCCAGGTGCATCAGGCCAACTTGGAAGCAGGTTACGTGCGCACCATGGGAAAAGGGTCCAAAGAGCGAATGGTTCCCATGGGAACCAAGGCTGCTGAGAGCCTCCGGGAATACCTCAAGGACGGACGGGGGAAACTCTTGAAAGGGAAAAGGTCCCGCAAACTTTTTCTTAACTCCCGAGGCAAACCCCTGTCGCGTCAAGGTCTCTGGAAAATCATCAAAAAGTACGGGCGAATGGCCGGCATCAGAAAGGAGATCCGTCCCCACCTGTTGAGGCATTCCTTTGCGAGTCATCTACTGGAAGGAGGAGCGGACCTGAGGGCCGTTCAACTTATGCTGGGGCATGCGGACATCACCACAACCCAGATCTACACCCATGTAACCCGAGAGCACCTGAGAAGAATTCATGAAAGGCATCATCCCAGACCGTGACGAAGTTTCGTGAAAGCATCACCGAAACGGGGGCTTCCCTCAGACAGCAAGGGAATGGATGGCAGGGTGTCGGCCCTGGGGAAAACCGGATAAGAAGGCGGGAACTCCATGGCCAAAGTCATTGAACTCAGAGTACGGGGAACGAATGCTCCCGGAAAACTCATAACCTCCAGGCCCTGGGAATTCAGATGCTCTCCCTGGATCTCGAAATATTTTCTTCAAGTGCCCAAGGGCCTTTATAAAGAAAAGGGACCGGCGGATTCCCCGGAGCCCACGCCCAGACACCTGGAAGTGAGGGGAAGCGCGGCTTACACCGTCCAGGCCGCTTTCGCCTATCGACACAACGAGGAAAAGATGCGGGAGGTCTATTATCTGGCCGGACTTGTGGACTGCATGATCAACCGGGTAAATCCATTGTTGAGAACGAAATTCATAGAGCACCTCTACGAGAAAATCCTGACCATGAAAGGACTCCTGAATGTCAACTGGTTCGGTACCATGGACCGGGTTCTCCTGCCCCTGGACGGCAGGCTCTTCAACGACCGGGAGTACAGGGAATCCCTTAGCCGGGCGGGTTCGATGCAAGCCCTGTACCGTGTCATCAGGGAAGGGACGGAAAGCATGTTCGATATTCTTTCACAGGAGTATGTTTTCTTTGTGCCCGACAGGGGGAACGGGAATGGAAAAACAATCAGTCGATGATCTCCGGAAAGAAGTAAAGCGATTGAAACAGCATCTGGAGGAAAAGACACGTGAAATCGAATCGCTGAAATGGTCACGCCTCTTTCTTG encodes the following:
- the xerD gene encoding site-specific tyrosine recombinase XerD, producing the protein MKRFEKDLLLDSFISHLRVERGLSENTIRAYSGDLGRLLSFLEKKRLSPASVTRENLETYVATIKRSLSPRSTARNLSAVRMFFRFLVTEGIIDQSPARFLDTPKLPRRLPDILSPKEVDLLLSQPDPRDPLGLRDKAMLELLYATGLRVSELVGLQVHQANLEAGYVRTMGKGSKERMVPMGTKAAESLREYLKDGRGKLLKGKRSRKLFLNSRGKPLSRQGLWKIIKKYGRMAGIRKEIRPHLLRHSFASHLLEGGADLRAVQLMLGHADITTTQIYTHVTREHLRRIHERHHPRP